A genomic region of Conger conger chromosome 6, fConCon1.1, whole genome shotgun sequence contains the following coding sequences:
- the afg2b gene encoding spermatogenesis-associated protein 5-like protein 1: MMDLKVLPLDIGDTGTQRCRLGPGLMTSLGLRIGSPVHITISGGECLCTAWPRSDLADGFLQFDRKCTTKDLKAVTFSDLSVCPKQIKAICSQKLKGVRVNVVVQSIDVKKHASASFIHDLVKEMLRGMCVAGQYIVDVTHLKTQVQLILIEHLDPCNADTGFITAKTSVSIGAIQTLNSYKCQLQKPPGVLLGGMEDVCASLKEIVHLPLRYPRTLQKLGVSCPRGVLLVGPPGVGKTMLVRNVVMEVGAALVTVNGPVVLGSRPGESEENLRRMFRRASEAAQEGPCVLFIDEIDSLCPRRASSTSAPQNRVVAQLLTLMDGIGSDESFVIIGATNQPDTLDPALRRPGRFDREVIIGVPTLRQRKSILDVLGSQMPLSDDVDFVSLAEMTTGCVGADLSALCREAALQAILHSPQGFPRHAVDMKHFLEALKKIQPSCLRSSIGLTDFKPLSWDQIGGLEDVKLKLKQSIEWPMKFPEAFVRLGLSRPRGVLLYGPPGCAKTTLVKAAASSSHCAFLSVSGADLFSPFVGDSEKALAQLFRQARACAPSILFLDEIDILGSRGDSSAPHSVQARLLSVLLNELDGVGLKTQERRGTQRERCPPEGSPPEGSAEFQQELQMSYQEVCNKDVMIVAATNRPEALDSALLRPGRLDKIICVPPPDMEARLAILEICTRRMPLESDVCLKELAQKTHLFSGADLENLCKEAALLILQEEGMDASSIKHRYFIKSLQSMTPSLKDQQIQRYQNLFTS, translated from the exons ATGATGGACCTGAAGGTGTTACCTTTGGACATTGGCGACACAGGAACGCAGAGATGCAGGCTAGGGCCAGGTTTAATGACATCCCTGGGACTAAGGATTGGGTCCCCGGTTCATATTACCATCTCTGGAGGGGAATGCCTATGTACTGCGTGGCCAAGGAGTGACCTTGCAGATGGATTTCTACAGTTCGACAGAAAATGCACAACAAAGGATCTGAAAGCAGTCACATTCAGcgacctgtctgtctgtccaaaGCAGATCAAAGCAATATGTTCTCAAAAACTTAAAGGTGTGAGAGTAAACGTAGTTGTTCAAAGCATAGATGTTAAGAAACATGCCTCTGCTAGTTTTATTCATGACCTTGTGAAAGAGATGCTTCGAGGAATGTGTGTAGCAGGGCAATATATTGTTGATGTTACTCATTTGAAAACACAGGTGCAGTTAATTCTAATTGAGCATCTAGATCCGTGCAACGCCGACACTGGCTTCATCACTGCTAAAACCAGCGTGAGCATCGGAGCGATCCAGACTCTCAACAGCTACAAATGCCAGCTGCAGAAACCGCCTGGTGTCTTATTGGGAGGAATGGAGGATGTCTGTGCATCACTGAAAGAAATTGTCCATTTGCCCCTCCGCTACCCAAGAACACTGCAAAAGTTGGGTGTTTCTTGTCCAAGGGGCGTCCTCCTTGTTGGTCCTCCAGGGGTTGGCAAGACCATGCTGGTGAGAAATGTGGTGATGGAAGTTGGTGCCGCTTTGGTAACGGTTAATGGGCCTGTGGTTCTGGGGTCGAGGCCTGGAGAGAGTGAAGAAAACCTACGGAGGATGTTCAGACGAGCgagcgaggccgcccaggaagGGCCCTGCGTCCTGTTTATCGATGAGATAGATTCGTTGTGCCCGAGGCGAGCTAGCTCAACTAGTGCACCTCAGAACAGGGTGGTAGCACAGCTGTTAACACTGATGGATGGCATTGGCAGTGATGAAAGTTTTGTTATCATTGGAGCCACCAACCAGCCAGACACGTTAGACCCTGCCTTGAGACGACCTGGAAGATTTGACCGAGAG gtcatCATTGGTGTGCCAACACTTCGCCAGAGGAAGTCCATCCTGGACGTGCTCGGTTCTCAGATGCCTCTCTCCGACGATGTGGATTTTGTTTCATTAGCAGAAATGACCACAGGCTGTGTGGGAGCTGACTTAAGTGCTCTGTGCAGAGAAGCTGCTTTACAAGCCATTCTACACAGCCCCCAG GGTTTTCCGAGGCATGCAGTAGATATGAAACATTTCCTTGAAGCCTTAAAGAAGATTCAACCCTCCTGTCTTAGGAGCAGCATCGGCCTAACCGATTTCAAACCGCTCTCCTGGGATCAAATCGGCGGTTTGGAAGATGTCAAACTAAAACTGAAacag AGCATTGAATGGCCAATGAAGTTTCCGGAAGCCTTCGTCAGGCTTGGTCTGTCCCGGCCACGAGGTGTCCTGCTGTACGGTCCTCCTGGATGTGCCAAAACTACCCTTGTGAAAGCTGCTGCCTCGTCCTCGCACTGTGCTTTCCTGTCCGTCAGTGGGGCTGACCTCTTCTCGCCGTTTGTTGGAGATTCAGAGAAGGCCCTGGCTCAG CTCTTCCGTCAGGCTCGAGCCTGTGCCCCTTCCATCCTCTTCCTGGACGAGATTGACATCTTGGGCTCGCGTGGGGACAGCAGCGCGCCCCACAGTGTCCAGGCCCGgctgctgtctgtgctgctgaATGAGCTGGACGGCGTCGGACTGAAGacccaggagaggagagggacgcAGAGGGAGAGGTGCCCACCCGAGGGGTCCCCGCCCGAGGGGTCTGCTGAGTTCCAGCAGGAGCTGCAG ATGAGCTACCAGGAAGTATGCAATAAGGATGTGATGATTGTAGCTGCCACTAACAGGCCTGAGGCCCTGGACAGTGCTCTGCTGCGACCGGGTAGGCTGGACAAGATCATCTGTGTGCCGCCCCCAGACATGGAG GCCCGGCTGGCCATCCTGGAGATCTGTACAAGGAGGATGCCTCTAGAGTCTGATGTCTGTCTGAAAGAGCTGGCACAGAAAACCCATCTGTTCTCTGGGGCTGACTTGGAAAATCTCTGTAAAGAG GCTGCTCTGCTGATACTGCAGGAAGAGGGCATGGACGCATCCAGCATAAAACACAGATACTTCATTAAATCACTGCAAAGTATGACTCCTTCCCTCAAGGACCAGCAAATACAGCGCTATCAGAACCTGTTCACAAGTTGA